From the genome of Sphingobacterium kitahiroshimense, one region includes:
- a CDS encoding DUF4112 domain-containing protein, with the protein MKRDLSLADKEKRRDHDFGWVERLSWLMDNNFQIAGFRFGLDPLLNFVPFAGTIASFGTSFVLVMVMWRNGASSKLVVKMLINISIDAILGAIPLFGNVFDFFNKANTKNIKLMKEHYYENKHQGSAIWLLLGILSIIVLFFVGTIYLLWIAGEWVWQLLF; encoded by the coding sequence ATGAAAAGAGATTTATCTTTAGCTGACAAAGAAAAAAGAAGAGATCATGATTTCGGTTGGGTTGAAAGACTCTCCTGGCTGATGGATAATAATTTCCAGATAGCTGGATTCCGCTTTGGTCTTGATCCACTTCTTAATTTTGTTCCTTTTGCAGGAACAATTGCCAGCTTTGGAACGTCATTCGTTTTGGTAATGGTCATGTGGAGAAATGGAGCGAGCTCTAAATTAGTCGTCAAAATGCTGATTAATATTTCAATTGATGCAATTTTAGGAGCAATTCCACTTTTTGGAAATGTATTTGATTTCTTTAACAAGGCAAATACCAAGAATATCAAATTGATGAAAGAGCATTACTACGAAAACAAACATCAAGGTTCTGCGATTTGGTTACTACTGGGTATTCTATCGATCATTGTCCTCTTTTTTGTCGGCACCATCTATCTTTTATGGATTGCCGGAGAATGGGTTTGGCAATTACTTTTTTAA
- a CDS encoding DUF4359 domain-containing protein encodes MNKKRIFALVIIFIVIAAIWTNPKKEQHELVVKEKAEYLLKNQLGKKEQSLFDIGMQLFGNNAVEDFVSKNVLVENFYLFSLTKIKWQGKENPIGVGAFGKIWLSPKIDEKATEIIDAIKNN; translated from the coding sequence ATGAATAAAAAAAGAATTTTTGCTTTAGTAATCATTTTCATTGTTATTGCAGCAATATGGACAAATCCGAAAAAGGAACAACATGAACTTGTTGTGAAGGAAAAAGCCGAATATTTATTAAAAAATCAATTAGGTAAAAAAGAACAGAGCTTATTTGATATCGGCATGCAGTTATTCGGAAATAATGCAGTCGAAGATTTTGTTTCGAAAAACGTTCTCGTTGAAAACTTCTATCTTTTTTCATTAACAAAAATTAAATGGCAAGGTAAGGAGAACCCCATAGGTGTCGGTGCTTTTGGAAAAATATGGTTAAGCCCTAAGATTGACGAAAAAGCGACCGAAATAATCGATGCTATAAAGAACAATTAA
- a CDS encoding pseudouridine synthase translates to MLEILYQDENIIAINKPHGLLVHRSSIARDASEFALQLLRDQINQTVYPSHRLDRKTAGILLFSLNKDMDKELQQLFQNQQVDKKYLAILRGHAPEEMHIDYPLKKDNGVIQEAQTDFKTIAHTELPFPSGKFPTSRYSLVEANPTTGRMHQLRKHFAHIFHPIIGDRPHGCNKQNKFWKEHFEMDTMMLHASEITFKHPKTQNNIIINAGLQPEFKRVLEILNMENSI, encoded by the coding sequence ATGTTAGAAATATTATATCAAGACGAAAATATCATTGCGATTAATAAACCACATGGTTTACTTGTACACCGTTCATCTATCGCGCGCGATGCTTCCGAATTTGCCCTTCAGCTCTTGCGTGATCAAATTAATCAAACGGTATACCCTTCACATCGCCTTGATCGAAAAACAGCTGGAATCCTCTTATTCTCTTTAAATAAGGATATGGATAAGGAATTGCAGCAGTTATTTCAGAACCAACAGGTCGATAAAAAATATCTAGCGATATTACGTGGCCATGCGCCCGAAGAGATGCACATTGACTATCCCCTGAAAAAAGATAACGGGGTAATACAGGAAGCACAAACCGATTTCAAAACAATCGCTCATACAGAACTTCCTTTTCCTTCAGGAAAATTTCCAACATCTCGTTATAGCTTAGTTGAAGCAAATCCTACAACAGGAAGGATGCATCAGTTAAGAAAGCACTTCGCACACATCTTCCACCCGATTATAGGTGATCGCCCTCATGGTTGTAATAAACAAAACAAGTTTTGGAAAGAGCATTTTGAAATGGACACCATGATGTTGCATGCCTCTGAAATAACATTTAAGCATCCCAAAACACAAAATAATATCATCATCAACGCAGGACTACAACCGGAATTTAAACGTGTCCTCGAGATCTTAAACATGGAGAACTCAATATGA
- a CDS encoding DUF6929 family protein, which produces MKNIILDFFLTITGISAASGLVHQNNHLFLIADNSQYLYDFGLNDRLLTRIQLDKNTSDLENIAKARKPDFESITFDQDKYYIYGSGSTPNRNLRITYQKEVLTEDFSKIYHRLQQKFLVDQDNFNIEGVIHTEDEIWLFNRGNGQKAQNGIFKINKFNTEKSSFDAIKLPLIDQVQAGFTDAILVGDFVYFIAAAEASNSTYLDGEIAGTILGKFNRKNSQSIETIRIPGKHKFEGITLKEQSEDQITFFLCEDKDDDKMETTIYSLTIDQ; this is translated from the coding sequence ATGAAGAATATCATACTGGATTTTTTTCTAACCATCACCGGTATCAGTGCCGCGTCAGGGTTAGTACATCAAAATAATCACCTTTTTCTAATCGCTGATAACAGTCAATACTTGTACGACTTTGGACTAAATGACCGACTTCTAACAAGAATTCAACTTGACAAAAACACATCAGATCTAGAGAATATAGCGAAAGCTAGAAAACCAGATTTTGAATCCATAACTTTCGATCAGGATAAATATTATATTTATGGTTCAGGATCAACGCCAAACCGTAACCTTCGCATTACCTACCAAAAAGAGGTTCTAACCGAAGATTTTTCCAAAATATATCATCGCTTACAGCAGAAATTTCTAGTCGATCAGGACAATTTTAATATTGAAGGTGTTATTCATACGGAAGATGAGATTTGGTTATTCAATAGAGGTAATGGTCAAAAAGCTCAAAACGGAATCTTCAAAATCAACAAGTTCAACACTGAAAAATCCAGTTTTGATGCGATCAAATTACCGCTCATAGATCAAGTACAAGCAGGTTTTACCGATGCCATTCTGGTTGGTGACTTCGTTTATTTCATTGCTGCGGCCGAAGCATCAAACTCAACTTATTTAGATGGGGAAATTGCGGGCACAATACTTGGAAAATTTAATCGTAAAAATTCTCAAAGTATTGAAACTATCCGTATTCCGGGAAAGCACAAATTTGAAGGCATTACCTTAAAAGAGCAATCAGAAGATCAGATCACTTTTTTTCTTTGCGAAGATAAAGATGATGATAAAATGGAAACCACGATTTATTCTTTGACAATCGATCAGTAA